The Ziziphus jujuba cultivar Dongzao chromosome 7, ASM3175591v1 genome includes a region encoding these proteins:
- the LOC107424015 gene encoding protein HEAT STRESS TOLERANT DWD 1 translates to MVRSIKNPKKAKRKNKGSKKGDGSSSSSSIPSMPAKVWQPGVDNLEEDEELQCDPTAYNSLHAFHIGWPCLSFDIVRDSLGLVRSEFPHTVYLVAGTQAEKASWNSIGIFKISNISGKRRELVPATKSTADGSDMDSEGSDGDTDTEDEDLGGSGAPVLQLRKVAHEGCINRIRAMAQNPHISASWADTGHVQVWDFSSHLNALAESESETSQGASSVYNQAPLAKFRHKDEGYAIDWSPLVTGRLLSGDCKNYIHLWEPASGGTWNVDTTPFVGHTSSVEDLQWSPTEHDVFASCSVDGNIAIWDVRLGKSPAASFKAHNADVNVISWNRLASCMLASGSDDGTFSIRDLRLLKEGDSVVAHFEYHTHPITSIEWSPHEASTLAVSSSDNQLTIWDLSLEKDEEEEAEFKAKTREEVRAPADLPPQLLFVHQGQKDLKELHWHTQIPGMLVSTAADGFNVLMPSNIQTTLPSEAA, encoded by the exons ATGGTCCGCAGCATCAAGAACCCTAAGAAAGCCAAAAGGAAGAACAAG GGCTCAAAGAAGGGAGATGGGTCGTCTTCGTCTTCTTCGATACCGTCCATGCCGGCGAAGGTGTGGCAACCAGGTGTGGATAATTTGGAGGAAGACGAAGAGCTCCAGTGCGACCCCACTGCCTACAATTCCCTCCACGCTTTCCATATCGGTTGGCCGTGTTTGAG CTTTGATATTGTACGTGATTCGTTGGGATTGGTGCGGTCAGAGTTTCCACATACAGTATATTTGGTTGCAGGAACTCAG GCAGAGAAAGCGTCTTGGAATTCTATAGGGATATTCAAAATATCTAACATTTCTGGGAAAAGACGTGAATTAGTACCTGCTACAAAGTCTACTGCTGATGGATCAGATATGGATAGTGAGGGTAGTGATGGTGACACTGATACTGAAGATGAGGACCTTGGTGGCTCTGGGGCGCCAGTTCTGCAG TTGCGCAAGGTAGCTCATGAAGGATGTATTAATCGTATACGAGCCATGGCGCAGAATCCGCATATATCTGCATCTTGGGCTGATACAGGTCATGTACAG GTCTGGGACTTTAGCTCTCACCTAAATGCTTTAGCAGAATCAGAATCAGAAACTAGCCAGGGTGCTTCATCAGTTTATAATCAGGCTCCATTAGCTAAATTTCGGCATAAAGATGAAGGCTATGCTATTGACTGGAGTCCACTTGTCACTGGGAGGTTATTGTCAG GGGACTGTAAGAACTATATTCATCTGTGGGAACCTGCTTCTGGTGGAACGTGGAATGTTGATACTACTCCATTCGTTGGCCACACATCCAGTGTAGAAGATCTACAG TGGAGCCCTACGGAACATGATGTATTTGCCTCTTGTTCTGTGGATGGAAATATAGCAATATGGGATGTCCGTTTAGGGAAGTCACCAGCAGCCTCTTTCAAGGCACATAATGCAGATGTTAATGTTATTTCATGGAACAG GCTGGCTAGCTGTATGTTGGCATCTGGAAGTGACGATGGGACCTTTTCCATTCGTGATCTAAGATTGCTCAAG GAGGGAGATTCTGTAGTGGCTCATTTTGAATATCATACACACCCCATCACATCCATAGAGTGGAGCCCTCATGAAGCTTCAACTTTGGCAGTGTCATCCTCTGACAATCAGCTAAC GATATGGGACCTTTCCTTAGAGAAGGATGAGGAAGAGGAGGCAGAATTCAAAGCTAAAACCAGAGAAGAAGTACGTGCCCCAGCAGATTTACCACCTCAACTTCTGTTTGTACATCAG GGGCAGAAAGATTTGAAAGAGCTCCATTGGCATACCCAGATTCCAGGCATGCTTGTATCTACTGCAGCAGATGGTTTTAATGTTCTGATGCCTTCAAACATACAAACTACGCTTCCTTCAGAAGCTGcttga
- the LOC107423983 gene encoding uncharacterized protein LOC107423983, with the protein MPGTISVSVLEFMGLPFSSPFSSISIKVSMGKREYQTWDKGEFSFPLMTLRDNLIVLLQDAEGNEISHAVVETKSIVEKGLWDDFFPLEGGGQVHMKLQFILNEDERNQIRLMRESLLNKKHGELFNDPIKSLKSAATAVGRNAASSLSLKHHISDRNEETTSAMKVEAQSLHPNMSISAICLDEASFSLGSSELVVPARNPLCLQEGSTEDLKRQGLREKASNNVRKMISAFESSLAQETRSHIMPNNIKRAHSTGKLEELSSAMIVRNNEKNISPKNKVNQNCEILMRTSSTLETHVAESMALQLRRQNCNLLSRKQRSDGNIVIGENQIDVTSKHNKKLDSQGTLAHKLDSVVSFEDLLSSFEGSGAWICPDQAKRFCITTGGKKLMDLLGGQSTKPDIHDAKMNFPMPEKVEEPSGDNRRKPENEDVEASEGTLKQAIKIAIMVGFGTLVLLTRQRNYR; encoded by the exons ATGCCAGGAACCATATCAGTTTCAG TTCTGGAATTCATGGGCCTTCCATTTTCATCCCCATTTTCATCAATATCTATAAAGG TTTCCATGGGGAAAAGAGAGTATCAAACTTGGGATAAGGGAGAGTTTTCCTT CCCATTGATGACACTCCGCGATAATTTGATCGTTCTTCTTCAGGATGCTGAAGGCAATGAGATATCACATGCAG TTGTGGAAACCAAGTCAATAGTCGAGAAAGGTCTTTGGGatgatttttttccccttgaagGAGGAGGGCAAGTGCATATGAAGTTGCAGTTTATACTGAATGAAGATGAGCGCAACCAAATTCGTCTAATG AGGGAATCCTTACTGAATAAGAAACATGGTGAATTGTTTAATGACCCAATCAAAAGTTTGAAAAGTGCTGCTACAGCTGTTGGGAGAAATGCAGCATCATCTTTGAGTCTGAAACACCATATCTCAG ATAGAAATGAAGAAACTACATCAGCAATGAAAGTTGAAGCTCAATCACTCCATCCTAATATGAGTATTAGTGCAATTTGTTTGGATGAAGCATCTTTCTCACTAGGAAGTTCAGAACTAGTTGTTCCCGCTAGAAATCCTCTATGTCTTCAAGAAGGCAGCACTGAAGACCTCAAGAGGCAGGGATTGAGGGAAAAAGCTTCTAACAATGTTAGGAAAATGATTAGTGCCTTTGAAAGTAGTCTAGCTCAG GAAACTAGGTCTCACATCATGCCAAATAACATAAAAAGAGCACATAGCACTGGGAAGCTGGAGGAGCTGAGCAGCGCAATGATAGTacgaaataatgaaaaaaatattagtccAAAGAATAAAGTCAACCAAAATTGTGAAATTCTGATGAGAACATCCTCAACCCTTGAAACACATGTCGCTGAGTCAATGGCTTTGCAGCTTAGGCGCCAAAATTGCAATTTGTTAAGTAGGAAGCAACGTTCCGATGGCAATATAGTTATAGGGGAGAACCAAATAGATGTTACCtccaaacataataaaaaattggacaGTCAAGGAACTTTGGCTCATAAATTGGATTCAGTAGTATCCTTCGAAGATTTACTGAGTTCTTTTGAGGGCTCTGGTGCATGGATATGCCCAGATCAAGCAAAAAGGTTCTGCATAACAACTGGTGGGAAGAAGTTGATGGATCTATTGGGAGGTCAAAGTACCAAGCCGGACATTCATGATGCAAAGATGAATTTTCCTATGCCTGAGAAAGTGGAAGAG CCTAGTGGTGATAACAGAAGAAAGCCTGAAAACGAGGATGTTGAAGCTTCTGAAGGAACACTCAAAcag GCCATAAAAATCGCAATTATGGTAGGATTTGGCACACTTGTTTTGCTTACAAGACAGAGAAATTACAG ATAA
- the LOC107423989 gene encoding uncharacterized protein LOC107423989 — MAETLPPPFAPKESLTKRYKLVWRVLLISNFALGGYLFARARKKDRDIATRRASETGSKDAKAAEEVHPPPITTPPISEILALLPPVMEPQKLRKPILEDQQRQLFEWMLEEKRKFVAKDREEKKQIDEDKAILKQFIRAKSVPRF; from the exons ATGGCGGAAACACTGCCGCCACCATTTGCTCCAAAGGAATCACTTACAAAACGCTACAAGCTCGTTTGGCGGGTTCTTTTGATCTCCAATTTTGCTCTCGGAG GTTACTTGTTTGCAAGGGCTAGAAAGAAAGATAGGGACATTGCAACTAGAAGAGCTTCGGAAACAGGTTCTAAAGATGCGAAAGCTGCAGAGGAAGTCCACCCTCCTCCTATTACAACTCCCCCAATTTCTGAGATATTAGCACTCCTTCCGCCAGTCATGGAACCTCAGAAGTTGCGAAAGCCCATCCTTGAAGATCAGCAACGCCAACTTTTTGAGTGGATgttggaagaaaaaagaaaattcgtAGCGAAGGATCGTGAAGAGAAGAAGCAAATTGATGAAGACAAGGCCATTCTAAAACAGTTCATCCGTGCAAAATCTGTACCGAGATTTTAG
- the LOC107423988 gene encoding GATA transcription factor 21 isoform X1 — protein sequence MAPTYHNLPPSPLHEDDHHHHHLFHLQLAQSSSCNLSLSSPFFTNPRPHHQPEFCYTESQPFQLHDQLEADKTFPCAGGSCDQYPEAESQESHKNIWKNNDDIANENESEMNSNSAKWMPSEMRMIRKTMNNNPNHASTDSPLDITLKVNDDDHKKHPLSPIGTESSCNIYSSNNYNGNTIRVCADCNTTKTPLWRSGPRGPKSLCNACGIRQRKARRAMAAAAAAANGTVVSVEKAACMKSISKRSGQNKVKADKKSRNMGCAPPQFKKRCKQILSNCPVPNNKLGRNKKKLCFEDLAISISQNSAFQRVFPQDEKEAAILLMALSYGLVHG from the exons ATGGCTCCAACTTATCATAATTTACCACCTTCACCTTTACATGAAGAtgatcaccaccaccaccatctatTCCATCTCCAACTAGCTCAATCTTCTTCTTGTAATTTGTCTCTCTCATCTCCGTTTTTTACAAATCCCAGGCCTCATCATCAACCAGAATTTTGTTACACCGAATCACAGCCATTTCAGCTTCATGATCAGCTagag GCTGACAAAACTTTTCCGTGCGCTGGTGGATCATGTGATCAGTATCCAGAAGCCGAGAGTCAAGAAAGTCATAAGAATATTTGGAAGAATAATGATGATATTGCAAATGAAAATGAAAGCGAGATGAATAGTAATTCAGCTAAGTGGATGCCTTCGGAGATGAGGATGATTAGGAAGACGATGAATAATAATCCAAATCATGCAAGCACAGATTCACCATTAGACATCACGCTCAAGGTTAATGATGATGACCATAAGAAGCATCCTTTATCACCTATAGGAACTGAAAGCAGCTGCAACATTTATTCctcaaataattataatggCAACACAATTAGGGTTTGTGCTGATTGCAACACAACAAAGACCCCTCTTTGGAGGAGTGGACCAAGAGGTCCCAag TCGCTTTGCAATGCGTGTGGGATTCGACAAAGGAAAGCGAGACGAGCAatggcagcagcagcagcagcagcaaatgGAACAGTTGTTTCGGTTGAAAAAGCAGCATGTATGAAGAGTATAAGCAAGAGATCAGGGCAAAACAAAGTCAAAGCTGATAAGAAATCAAGAAATATGGGGTGTGCTCCTCCACAGTTCAAGAAAAGGTGCAAACAGATTTTAAGTAATTGTCCAGTACCAAATAATAAATTAGGCAGGAACAAAAAGAAGCTTTGTTTTGAGGATCTTGCAATCAGCATCAGTCAGAATTCAGCTTTTCAACGAGTTTTCCCTCAAGATGAGAAGGAGGCTGCCATTCTGCTAATGGCTCTATCTTATGGACTTGTTCATGGATGA
- the LOC107423988 gene encoding GATA transcription factor 21 isoform X2: MAPTYHNLPPSPLHEDDHHHHHLFHLQLAQSSSCNLSLSSPFFTNPRPHHQPEFCYTESQPFQLHDQLEYPEAESQESHKNIWKNNDDIANENESEMNSNSAKWMPSEMRMIRKTMNNNPNHASTDSPLDITLKVNDDDHKKHPLSPIGTESSCNIYSSNNYNGNTIRVCADCNTTKTPLWRSGPRGPKSLCNACGIRQRKARRAMAAAAAAANGTVVSVEKAACMKSISKRSGQNKVKADKKSRNMGCAPPQFKKRCKQILSNCPVPNNKLGRNKKKLCFEDLAISISQNSAFQRVFPQDEKEAAILLMALSYGLVHG, encoded by the exons ATGGCTCCAACTTATCATAATTTACCACCTTCACCTTTACATGAAGAtgatcaccaccaccaccatctatTCCATCTCCAACTAGCTCAATCTTCTTCTTGTAATTTGTCTCTCTCATCTCCGTTTTTTACAAATCCCAGGCCTCATCATCAACCAGAATTTTGTTACACCGAATCACAGCCATTTCAGCTTCATGATCAGCTagag TATCCAGAAGCCGAGAGTCAAGAAAGTCATAAGAATATTTGGAAGAATAATGATGATATTGCAAATGAAAATGAAAGCGAGATGAATAGTAATTCAGCTAAGTGGATGCCTTCGGAGATGAGGATGATTAGGAAGACGATGAATAATAATCCAAATCATGCAAGCACAGATTCACCATTAGACATCACGCTCAAGGTTAATGATGATGACCATAAGAAGCATCCTTTATCACCTATAGGAACTGAAAGCAGCTGCAACATTTATTCctcaaataattataatggCAACACAATTAGGGTTTGTGCTGATTGCAACACAACAAAGACCCCTCTTTGGAGGAGTGGACCAAGAGGTCCCAag TCGCTTTGCAATGCGTGTGGGATTCGACAAAGGAAAGCGAGACGAGCAatggcagcagcagcagcagcagcaaatgGAACAGTTGTTTCGGTTGAAAAAGCAGCATGTATGAAGAGTATAAGCAAGAGATCAGGGCAAAACAAAGTCAAAGCTGATAAGAAATCAAGAAATATGGGGTGTGCTCCTCCACAGTTCAAGAAAAGGTGCAAACAGATTTTAAGTAATTGTCCAGTACCAAATAATAAATTAGGCAGGAACAAAAAGAAGCTTTGTTTTGAGGATCTTGCAATCAGCATCAGTCAGAATTCAGCTTTTCAACGAGTTTTCCCTCAAGATGAGAAGGAGGCTGCCATTCTGCTAATGGCTCTATCTTATGGACTTGTTCATGGATGA